A section of the Castanea sativa cultivar Marrone di Chiusa Pesio chromosome 12, ASM4071231v1 genome encodes:
- the LOC142619601 gene encoding protein phosphatase 2C 32 yields MGNGTSRVVGCFVPFSGKNGVDIEFLDPLDEGLGHSFCYVRPSIFESPAITPSNSERYTVDSSTLDSETLSGSFRHDMIDDPSGFHRPIKSIPETTFKTISGASVSANVSTARTGNQSALFSSDVQEPAASFDCTSSFAAIPLQPVPHCSGPLNGFMSGPLERGFASGPLERGGGFMSGPIEKGVMSGPLDTTDKSNFSAPLAHVHRRPGLQRLMRSVSGPMKSAFSRTFSKHSVGPGWMQRFFLHPVSQLAWHPKEPKFRPDASRNCPEGGPSEGEYRCTQNLQWAHGKAGEDRVQVVLSEEQGWLFIGIYDGFSGPDAPDFLMGHLYKAIDIELEGLLWDYEDKPLNDPLKPELHSTGNTKVASELCKEDQLNPSCSGLSCSLEESCNPGIVRGQSSNCEIVEENEEVRISVEPNCEKPSVSGIAATSVPTANLTGQGRKSMRLYELLQMEPWDGQGSMLISEVGNQKKVSRDCQSNQETLDSRETLQEDQVRSCSFNPKGDACSLWGEDPTTSGEDQAVRVDSINHGAVTALSGSRQRQNTRKSLIGSKIRKMYRKQKSLRKKLFPWSYDWHREETCVDERMIEPSGPIRRCKYGVIDHDAVLRAMARALERTEEAYMEMVEKAHDKNPELALMGSCVLVMLMKDQDVYVMNLGDSRVILAQERPNDRYPNPSFLKDDARHGNRSRESLVRMELDRISEDSPMHNQNSQVSKLNKNREISMCRLKMKAVQLSTDHSTSVEQEVIRIRAEHPDDNQAVFNDRVKGQLKVTRAFGAGFLKRPNCNEALLEMFRIDYVGTVPYVSCIPSIRHHRLSSSDRFLVLSSDGLYQYFSNEEVIAHVTWFMENVPEGDPAQYLIAELLFRAAKKNGMDFHELLDIPQGDRRKYHDDVSVMVVSLEGRIWRSSG; encoded by the exons ATGGGTAACGGCACTTCTCGTGTTGTTGGTTGTTTTGTGCCATTTAGTGGGAAAAATGGTGTTGATATAGAGTTCTTAGACCCACTAGATGAAGGATTAGGCCATTCCTTCTGTTATGTAAGGCCATCAATTTTTGAATCTCCTGCCATCACCCCTTCAAACTCTGAAAGGTATACCGTTGATTCAAGTACTCTTGATTCGGAAACATTAAGTGGGTCGTTTAGACATGACATGATAGATGATCCCTCGGGGTTTCATAGACCGATCAAGAGCATCCCGGAAACCACATTTAAAACCATCTCGGGTGCTTCAGTCAGTGCCAATGTTTCTACAGCTCGGACTGGTAACCAGAGTGCACTGTTTTCCAGTGATGTCCAAGAGCCTGCTGCATCATTTGATTGCACCTCCTCATTTGCTGCAATCCCTTTGCAGCCTGTACCTCATTGCTCTGGACCATTGAATGGGTTCATGTCTGGACCTCTTGAGAGAGGTTTTGCTTCAGGCCCTTTGGAAAGGGGAGGTGGTTTCATGTCTGGGCCAATTGAGAAGGGTGTAATGTCTGGTCCACTTGATACTACTGATAAATCTAACTTCTCTGCACCGCTTGCACATGTTCATCGAAGACCAGGCCTCCAGCGTCTCATGAGGAGTGTGAGTGGGCCAATGAAGAGTGCTTTCTCCCGGACCTTCTCAAAACATTCTGTGGGACCTGGTTGGATGCAGCGGTTTTTCTTGCACCCTGTGTCTCAATTGGCCTGGCATCCCAAGGAGCCAAAGTTTCGACCAGATGCCTCACGAAACTGTCCTGAAGGAGGCCCATCGGAAGGGGAGTACAGATGTACTCAAAACTTGCAATGGGCTCATGGAAAGGCTGGTGAAGATAGGGTTCAAGTTGTGCTTTCTGAAGAACAAGGATGGTTGTTTATTGGGATATATGATGGTTTTAGTGGGCCAGATGCTCCAGATTTTCTGATGGGCCATCTTTATAAAGCTATAGACATAGAACTGGAAGGACTGCTTTGGGATTATGAAGATAAACCTCTTAATGATCCTTTGAAACCTGAACTCCATAGCACTGGAAATACTAAGGTGGCTTCAGAGCTCTGCAAGGAGGACCAGCTGAATCCTTCTTGTAGTGGGCTTTCTTGTAGTTTAGAGGAATCATGTAACCCAGGAATTGTTAGAGGTCAATCTTCTAACTGTGAAATAGTTGAGGAAAATGAGGAAGTTCGGATCAGTGTTGAACCCAATTGTGAAAAGCCCAGCGTCTCAGGAATAGCAGCTACTTCTGTTCCAACTGCAAATTTGACAGGTCAAGGCAGAAAAAGCATGCGGCTCTATGAACTACTTCAGATGGAACCTTGGGATGGGCAAGGTTCTATGTTAATCTCGGAGGTTGGGAACCAAAAAAAGGTTTCACGGGATTGTCAATCGAACCAAGAAACTTTGGATTCCAGGGAAACCTTACAAGAAGATCAAGTAAGATCTTGCTCATTCAACCCCAAAGGAGATGCTTGTAGCCTTTGGGGTGAAGATCCTACTACTTCAGGTGAGGATCAAGCAGTTAGGGTTGATTCTATTAATCATGGTGCTGTCACTGCTCTTTCTGGTTCAAGACAGAGGCAGAATACTAGAAAGTCATTAATCGGTTCAAAGATTAGAAAAATGTATCGGAAGCAAAAGTCCCTGCGTAAGAAACTTTTCCCTTGGAGTTATGATTGGCACAGAGAGGAGACTTGTGTTGATGAGAGAATGATTGAACCCTCGGGACCTATTAGGAGATGCAAATATGGTGTTATTGATCACGATGCGGTTTTAAGAGCAATGGCTCGAGCTCTTGAGAGGACTGAGGAGGCTTACATGGAAATGGTGGAAAAGGCTCATGACAAAAACCCAGAGCTTGCTTTGATGGGTTCATGTGTTTTAGTGATGTTAATGAAGGATCAAGATGTGTATGTCATGAACCTGGGGGATAGCCGTGTGATCTTGGCTCAAGAAAGACCAAATGACCGTTATCCTAATCCAAGTTTTTTGAAAGATGATGCGAGGCATGGGAATAGATCCAGGGAGTCATTAGTGCGCATGGAGCTGGACAGAATATCAGAGGACTCTCCAATGCATAATCAGAACAGTCAGGTTAGCAAGTTAAATAAAAACAGGGAGATTTCGATGTGCAGATTAAAGATGAAAGCAGTTCAGCTTTCCACTGATCACAGCACAAGTGTCGAGCAG GAAGTAATTAGAATTAGGGCAGAACATCCGGATGATAACCAGGCTGTATTCAATGATCGAGTGAAGGGACAATTGAAGGTCACCAGAGCATTTGGTGCTGGTTTCCTAAAGAGG CCAAATTGTAATGAAGCTCTGTTGGAGATGTTTCGGATTGATTATGTGGGAACTGTTCCTTATGTCAGCTGCATTCCTTCCATTCGTCACCATCGACTGTCTTCAAGTGATCGATTCCTGGTTCTCTCTTCTGATGGACTTTACCAGTACTTTAGCAATGAAGAGGTAATTGCCCATGTAACTTGGTTCATGGAAAATGTTCCTGAAGGTGATCCTGCTCAGTACCTCATTGCAGAGCTTCTCTTCCGTGCTGCCAAAAAGAATG GAATGGATTTTCATGAATTACTGGATATTCCTCAAGGGGATCGACGTAAATATCATGATGATGTTTCTGTTATGGTGGTTTCACTGGAGGGAAGGATCTGGAGATCATCTGGATAA